The following coding sequences lie in one Vibrio casei genomic window:
- a CDS encoding efflux RND transporter periplasmic adaptor subunit: MLTKRFSTGSLSVLLLLVLVGCDTKNDSEKTTSTSPQTLSVQVINVEKKPTTTFTELPARVVSPRVAEVRPQVTGIIEKRLFEEGQLVQKGDVLYQIDPATYQSDVNSAKAALLKAQADESVSKKTALRYQNLIKRKLISQEDYDTAEGNWKQAQAQSAVAKAALDNAGILLSYTQVKAPITGRIDISNVTEGALTTTNQETPLTMIQALDPIYVDLTQSSLAMARIKKNLGNNSNLKVSVSLEDGSKYDHDGKLTFSGTRVDPSTGSVTLRAVIPNPNSILLPGMFVRAQIITANNQPMVTLPQSLVTFNNLGKATVMVVEDGKVAVRPVVTGGTVNSNEWVITSGLQEGDHVIANNLLRIRPGMPVEVLSDESVKKAPEAPASAKSTKAN, from the coding sequence ATGCTCACCAAACGATTTTCTACCGGATCATTGTCCGTCTTATTACTATTAGTTTTAGTCGGTTGTGATACTAAGAATGATTCAGAAAAAACAACCTCTACCTCGCCACAAACGTTATCAGTCCAAGTCATCAACGTAGAGAAAAAACCAACGACAACGTTCACAGAACTTCCAGCACGTGTTGTGTCTCCGCGTGTTGCAGAAGTTCGTCCACAAGTCACTGGTATTATTGAAAAACGACTTTTTGAAGAAGGTCAGCTTGTTCAAAAAGGTGACGTGTTATATCAGATTGATCCTGCTACTTACCAATCTGATGTGAATAGTGCTAAAGCAGCATTACTGAAGGCTCAAGCGGATGAATCGGTATCAAAGAAAACCGCACTTCGTTATCAAAATTTAATTAAACGTAAATTAATTAGCCAAGAAGATTACGACACCGCAGAAGGAAACTGGAAACAAGCTCAAGCTCAATCGGCAGTTGCCAAAGCCGCATTAGATAACGCTGGAATTTTGTTGTCGTATACGCAAGTTAAAGCGCCTATCACGGGGCGTATTGATATTTCAAATGTCACTGAAGGTGCGTTAACCACGACAAACCAAGAAACTCCACTCACGATGATTCAAGCACTTGATCCTATTTATGTTGACCTGACACAATCGTCACTGGCGATGGCTCGTATCAAGAAAAATTTAGGTAATAATTCTAATCTTAAAGTGTCGGTTTCTTTGGAAGATGGCTCAAAATACGATCACGATGGTAAGTTAACGTTTTCAGGTACTCGAGTTGATCCTTCGACAGGAAGTGTCACTTTACGTGCTGTTATTCCCAATCCTAATTCAATATTGCTTCCAGGAATGTTTGTGCGAGCGCAAATAATTACCGCAAATAATCAACCCATGGTGACACTTCCTCAATCGTTGGTGACATTTAATAACCTAGGTAAAGCGACGGTTATGGTGGTAGAAGACGGTAAAGTGGCTGTGCGTCCAGTCGTAACTGGCGGTACGGTTAATAGTAATGAGTGGGTGATTACCTCTGGTTTGCAGGAAGGTGATCACGTGATTGCTAACAATTTATTACGTATCCGCCCTGGCATGCCTGTGGAAGTGTTATCTGATGAGTCTGTCAAAAAAGCCCCAGAAGCGCCTGCTTCAGCCAAATCCACTAAAGCCAACTAG